From the genome of Ziziphus jujuba cultivar Dongzao chromosome 6, ASM3175591v1, one region includes:
- the LOC107430015 gene encoding plant UBX domain-containing protein 8 gives MARPNQEAIETFMSITGVSEAIAVQKLEEHGGDLNGAVNAHFSEGDRNTLANVRETSVVAPSDFMDIDDPGQPEPWGRPLARPFAARNVNPFHLLDPNFGRNIFQSGDDFTNRAPFVTHPREVREIPIEVKDGSQPSGHSGHGPVIEDVTETAHAHSTSINETVIIDDENEVPAAPTAQARQQSEPKEDVLLDGSHDRKIGPSAPRFDDLPNYNNDIEEEMIRAAIEASKREVEESNPIQQFSAQNDLTHPGPQQRQPHLEDAELAHAVSLSLKTVEQEKALRVQGGSYGAPKEGTSAPAEVELGNLSATNGRLEAGTSFIQDDTDDLEEQPLVRHQSRRVSSGSVESSKEVEVIEDLEVSPPSSPRQLNRGNHSQHNGDAFPSAEWGGISSEEHDEAVMLEAAMFGGIPEGTGYRFPYAPHQFIRPESTHSWPIPRPPSPSLAAQRLIREQQDDEFLAALQADREKELKAIEEADARREEERQKEEESRRRLEEEQELERKLAAKEATLPQEPASDDENAINLLVRMPDGSRRGRRFVKSDKLQSLFDFIDIGRGVKPGSYRLVRPYPRRAFEDGESGLTLNELGLTSKQEALYLELI, from the exons ATGGCAAGGCCTAATCAGGAAGCAATCGAGACCTTCATGAGCATCACCGGTGTATCGGAAGCAATCGCCGTGCAAAAGCTCGag GAGCATGGCGGTGATCTCAATGGAGCTGTGAATGCACATTTTAGTGAAGGAGATAGAAATACTTTGGCAAa TGTGCGTGAAACATCTGTTGTTGCTCCCAGTGATTTCATGGATATTGATGATCCAGGTCAACCTGAACCTTGGGGACGTCCTCTGGCACGTCCATTTGCAGCTAGAAATGTGAATCCGTTTCATCTTCTTGATCCAAATTTTGGAAGAAACATATTTCAAAGCGGTGATGATTTTACAAACCGAGCACCCTTTGTAACTCATCCAAGAGAGGTGAGAGAGATCCCAATAGAGGTCAAGGATGGAAGTCAGCCATCTGGTCATTCAGGCCATGGTCCTGTCATTGAGGATGTCACTGAAACAGCACATGCACATAGCACGAGTATCAATGAGACTGTTATTATTGATGATGAAAATGAGGTTCCAGCTGCCCCAACTGCTCAAGCCAGGCAGCAGAGTGAACCAAAAGAAGATGTTTTGCTTGATGGATCTCATGATCGGAAAATTGGACCTAGTGCTCCAAGGTTCGATGACTTACCAAACTATAACAATGacattgaagaagagatgattCGAGCTGCCATTGAGGCTTCAAAACGGGAGGTTGAGGAAAGCAATCCAATTCAGCAATTCAGTGCACAAAAT GACTTGACTCATCCTGGGCCTCAACAAAGACAACCTCACTTAGAGGATGCTGAACTTGCACATGCAGTTTCATTATCGCTGAAG ACAGTAGAGCAAGAGAAAGCATTGCGTGTGCAGGGAGGGAGCTATGGAGCACCAAAAGAAGGAACTTCTGCACCAGCAGAAGTGGAGCTGGGTAATTTAAGCGCGACAAATGGAAG GTTGGAAGCAGGAACCTCATTTATTCAAGATGACACTGATGATTTGGAAGAGCAGCCTCTTGTTAGGCACCAGTCTAGACGTGTATCTTCTGGTTCCGTGGAATCCTCCAAAGAGGTCGAGGTTATTGAGGACCTTGAGGTTAGCCCACCATCTAGCCCTAGACAGCTGAATAGGGGTAATCATTCACAGCACAATGGCGATGCCTTCCCTTCTGCTGAG TGGGGAGGCATTTCTTCTGAGGAGCATGATGAAGCGGTCATGCTTGAGGCTGCAATGTTTGGTGGAATTCCTGAAGGAACTGGGTATCGTTTCCCTTATGCACCCCATCAATTCATTCGACCTGAGAGTACTCATTCTTGGCCTATACCTCGTCCTCCATCACCATCTCTGGCAGCTCAGCGATTGATACGTGAACAACAG GATGATGAATTTCTTGCAGCTCTGCAAGCTGACAGAGAAAAAGAATTGAAGGCTATTGAGGAGGCTGACGCTCGTCGTGAAGAAGAAAGACAGAAGGAGGAAGAATCTCGTAGGAGATTGGAGGAGGAGCAG GAATTGGAGAGAAAACTTGCAGCAAAGGAAGCTACTCTACCTCAGGAACCGGCATCAGATGATGAGAATGCTATAAACCTTTTGGTGCGAATGCCTGATGGAAGTCGCCGTGGTCGTCGATTTGTTAAGTCTGATAAGCTGCAG TCACTTTTTGACTTTATAGACATTGGTAGAGGGGTCAAACCTGGCTCATACAGATTG GTGAGGCCATATCCAAGGCGTGCTTTTGAGGATGGAGAGAGTGGTTTGACCCTAAATGAACTTGGGTTGACCAGCAAACAGGAAGCCTTGTATCTGGAGTTGATTTAG
- the LOC107430016 gene encoding probable (S)-N-methylcoclaurine 3'-hydroxylase isozyme 2, translated as MVGSSPSAAMEILRIHDRNLSGRQVPQVLAAKSLELNRFSLGWSLECNEFWRNLRTLCREELFSSKAISSQACIREKKVKEMLEFIGKMEGKVVRIRDVVSAVVLNMLSNIMVSRDLVNLEDESVHTGEINRILRNISDLASIPNIFDIYPLLAPLDLQRLRKKGMELHQRSSEMWKTIIKDRKENREIVIAPNHQDFLDAIIKKGCPEDQVNLLFQELFIAGTDTSSWVIEWTMAELIRNPRCLKIVEDELATEIKHNSITESHVANLTYLQACIKEALRFYPPVPLLIPHRAVESCQVMTYTIPKDSMILVNLWAIGRDVNYWKDPLEFKPERFLNSSLNFKGNDFEFITFGSGRRICPGLTMASMHVSLIIASLIHFFDWSLPHGKDPKDLDMTEKFSIDMVKEEPRVLIPKTKF; from the exons ATGGTAGGCTCATCGCCGTCTGCTGCAATGGAAATTCTCAGGATACATGACCGGAATTTATCTGGACGACAAGTTCCTCAAGTTTTGGCAGCTAAGAGTTTAGAACTCAACAGATTTTCACTTGGGTGGTCTCTAGAGTGCAATGAATTCTGGAGGAACTTGAGGACCCTTTGTCGAGAAGAGCTATTCTCAAGCAAAGCAATAAGTAGTCAAGCTTGtataagagagaaaaaggtgaAGGAAATGTTGGAATTTATAGGTAAAATGGAAGGGAAGGTGGTTAGAATTAGAGATGTAGTTTCTGCTGTTGTGCTTAATATGCTTAGTAATATTATGGTCTCAAGAGATCTTGTAAACTTGGAAGATGAGAGTGTTCATACTGGGGAAATTAATCGGATTTTGAGGAATATTTCGGATCTGGcttctattccaaatatattcGATATTTATCCATTATTGGCTCCATTAGATCTGCAAAGATTAAGAAAGAAGGGTATGGAACTCCATCAAAGGAGCAGTGAGATGTGGAAGACAATCATCAAAGATAGGAAGGAGAACAGAGAAATTGTTATTGCTCCAAACCATCAAGATTTTCTTGATGCCATCATCAAAAAAGGCTGTCCCGAAGATCAAGTGAATCTGCTATTTCAG GAGTTATTTATTGCTGGCACAGACACTAGCAGCTGGGTGATTGAGTGGACTATGGCAGAACTAATTAGGAATCCAAGATGCTTGAAGATTGTTGAAGATGAACTTGCTACAGAAATCAAACACAATTCTATAACAGAATCCCATGTAGCCAATTTAACATACCTTCAAGCTTGTATTAAAGAAGCCTTGAGGTTTTACCCTCCTGTGCCACTTCTCATCCCTCATCGGGCAGTTGAGTCATGCCAAGTTATGACCTACACCATTCCCAAGGACTCAATGATTCTAGTTAACCTTTGGGCCATTGGAAGGGACGTCAATTACTGGAAAGATCCATTAGAGTTCAAACCAGAAAGATTTCTCAACTCGAGCTTGAATTTCAAAGGGAACGACTTCGAATTCATAACTTTTGGTTCAGGGAGGAGAATTTGCCCTGGCTTAACAATGGCTTCCATGCATGTTTCATTGATTATTGCCTCCCTTATTCATTTCTTTGATTGGTCGCTTCCACATGGAAAGGATCCAAAGGACTTGGATATGACAGAGAAATTTAGTATTGATATGGTGAAAGAAGAGCCTCGTGTCCTCATTCCGAAAACTAAATTTTAA
- the LOC132804049 gene encoding (S)-N-methylcoclaurine 3'-hydroxylase isozyme 1-like, which produces MILVNLWAIGRGVNYWEDPLEFKPERFLNSSLNFKGNDFEFIPFGSGRRICPGLTMASMHVSLIVASLVHFFDWSLPHGKDPKDLDMTEKFSEYRSYRDHQAYLKNRGKQEIVLKIRFLSSGPHIRMVK; this is translated from the exons ATGATTCTAGTGAACCTTTGGGCCATTGGAAGGGGCGTCAATTACTGGGAAGATCCATTAGAGTTCAAACCAGAAAGATTTCTCAACTCAAGCTTGAATTTCAAAGGGAATGACTTCGAATTCATACCTTTTGGTTCAGGGAGGAGAATTTGCCCTGGCTTAACAATGGCTTCCATGCATGTTTCATTGATTGTTGCCTCCCTTGTTCATTTCTTTGATTGGTCTCTTCCACATGGAAAGGATCCAAAGGACTTGGATATGACAGAGAAATTTA GTGAATACAGAAGCTACAGAGACCACCAAGCATACTTGAAGAACAGAGGAAAGCAAG AGATTGTTTTGAAAATCAGATTTTTAAGTTCAGGACCTCATATCAGAATGGTAAAATGA
- the LOC107430006 gene encoding scarecrow-like protein 28, whose protein sequence is MLAGCSSSTLLSPRHRLRSEAPAQFQACHFQLPSMSTQRLDLPCGFPRKDTARSQSIRPVGLSVEKPIESKTSSCSLKQNIRLPPLATTAPPPSPQTAFAEARKEIKEEFWERGKSLKRFAEQVDESFINRAKRKRGSSDNGKANDDDFHKGGDSLSLGQLGAGNFWFQPGFNPPQVPFSLTCSGDEERVCLVPGEVISPPLPLSNNPWVESVVTEITDLGEKVGETSHRQVKEASPSSSSSESQNLALRLSEAVPEHEVGNGSTHPYDPHGGSGVEAGEEDIPVDHQGIELVSLLTSCLEAIGSKNIPLVNHFIAKLGELASPRGGTPLSRLIAYYTEALALRVTRLWPHIFHITTPREFDRMDDDSGSALRLLNQVSPILKFLHFTSNEILLRAFEGKDRVHIIDFDIKQGLQWPSLFQSLASRTNPPSHVRITGIGESKQELNETGDRLAGFAEALNLPFEFHPVVDRLEDVRLWMLHVKEHESVAVNCVFQLHKTLYDGNGGSLRDFLGLIRSTNPTIVLMAEQEAEHNDPRLEARVSNSLKYYSAIFDSIDLSLPLDSPARIKVEEMFAREIRNIVACEGSDRLERHESFEKWRRLMEQGGFHCIRISERELIQSQLLLKMYSGENYNVKKQGQDGEGLTLGWLDQPLFTVSAWAPVDVAGTSSSFSQPS, encoded by the coding sequence atgTTGGCTGGGTGTTCTAGTTCCACATTGCTATCGCCAAGGCATAGATTGAGGAGTGAAGCACCCGCACAGTTCCAAGCTTGCCATTTCCAGTTGCCTTCAATGAGCACACAGAGATTGGACTTGCCATGTGGTTTTCCTCGGAAAGACACCGCCCGGTCACAATCCATTAGGCCGGTAGGACTTTCGGTGGAGAAACCTATCGAATCAAAGACCAGCAGTTGTTCCCTGAAGCAGAATATCCGGCTGCCACCATTGGCAACAACAGCGCCGCCACCGAGTCCTCAGACAGCATTCGCCGAAGCAAGGAAGGAGATCAAGGAGGAGTTTTGGGAGAGAGGAAAGAGTTTGAAGAGGTTTGCAGAGCAGGTGGACGAGTCCTTCATAAACAGAGCCAAGAGGAAAAGGGGTAGCAGTGATAATGGAAAAGCCAACGATGATGATTTTCATAAAGGGGGTGATAGTTTGAGTTTAGGCCAATTGGGTGCTGGGAATTTTTGGTTTCAGCCTGGTTTTAACCCTCCTCAAGTTCCTTTCTCTTTGACATGTTCAGGGGATGAAGAGAGGGTCTGTTTGGTTCCTGGGGAAGTGATTTCTCCTCCATTGCCATTGTCAAACAATCCTTGGGTGGAATCAGTTGTTACTGAGATCACTGATCTGGGTGAGAAGGTTGGTGAGACAAGCCACAGGCAGGTAAAGGAAGCTTCTCCATCCAGTTCGTCCTCCGAAAGCCAAAACTTGGCCTTGAGGCTCAGTGAAGCAGTCCCTGAACATGAAGTGGGTAATGGGTCTACGCATCCTTACGACCCACATGGAGGTTCTGGAGTAGAGGCAGGGGAGGAGGACATCCCTGTAGACCATCAAGGGATTGAGCTTGTAAGTTTGCTAACATCATGTTTGGAAGCAATTGGGTCGAAGAATATTCCGTTGGTTAACCATTTTATAGCTAAACTGGGGGAGCTTGCTTCTCCTAGAGGAGGAACACCTTTGAGCAGGCTTATTGCTTACTATACTGAAGCTTTAGCTCTGCGAGTCACCAGGCTTTGGCCTCATATTTTTCACATTACAACTCCTCGGGAGTTTGATCGAATGGATGATGATTCTGGCTCTGCATTGAGGCTTCTAAACCAGGTGAGCCCAATTCTAAAGTTTCTTCATTTCACTTCGAATGAGATATTGCTGAGAGCTTTTGAAGGGAAAGACAGGGTTCACATTATAGATTTCGACATTAAGCAAGGATTGCAATGGCCTAGTTTGTTCCAGAGTTTAGCTTCTAGGACTAATCCTCCAAGCCATGTTAGAATCACTGGCATAGGTGAGTCCAAGCAAGAGCTAAACGAAACAGGAGATAGACTAGCCGGATTTGCTGAGGCACTAAACCTGCCTTTCGAGTTCCACCCGGTTGTGGACAGATTGGAAGATGTGAGGCTTTGGATGCTTCATGTCAAGGAGCACGAGAGTGTTGCTGTGAATTGTGTTTTCCAACTGCACAAGACTCTTTATGATGGGAATGGAGGAAGCCTGAGGGATTTTTTGGGACTGATTCGAAGCACGAACCCCACTATAGTTCTTATGGCAGAACAAGAAGCAGAACACAACGACCCCAGGTTGGAAGCAAGAGTTTCCAACTCGTTGAAATACTATTCTGCCATATTTGATTCCATTGATTTAAGCCTTCCATTGGATAGTCCAGCCAGGATCAAAGTAGAGGAGATGTTTGCGAGGGAGATAAGGAATATTGTTGCCTGCGAAGGAAGCGACAGGTTAGAAAGGCATGAAAGTTTTGAAAAGTGGAGAAGGTTGATGGAACAAGGAGGGTTTCACTGCATTAGGATTAGTGAGAGGGAATTGATTCAGAGTCAGTTGCTGTTGAAGATGTACTCCGGTGAGAATTATAATGTCAAGAAGCAAGGGCAAGACGGAGAGGGACTTACCCTAGGTTGGCTAGATCAACCTCTGTTTACTGTGTCAGCATGGGCACCAGTTGATGTGGCAGGCACTTCATCATCTTTTTCTCAACCAAGTTGA
- the LOC125419082 gene encoding secreted RxLR effector protein 161-like — translation MGQRATECRLSKRKRNQAQVMEDITQEVDDIDLSAVISEVNLVGSNPKEWWIYTGATRHVCSDRSMFTFFKPKKNGKKLVISNSTTSKIQDIKDSKSTSGYVFTLASAAMTWKSSKQTVIARSTMESAFIALDKCGEKAE, via the exons atgggaCAAAGAGCTACGGAATGCAGGCTgtcaaagagaaaaaggaacCAGGCACAGgtgatggaggacatcactCAAGAGGTTGATGACATTGACCTTAGTGCTGTGATCTCTGAGGTGAATTTGGTGGGATCTAATCCCAAGGAATGGTGGATATATACTGGTGCAACCCGCCATGTGTGTTCAGATAGAAGCATGTTCACTTTCTTcaaaccaaagaagaatggAAAGAAGTTGGTCATAAGTAACTCCACTACCTCAaaaatccaag ATATCAAGGACTCAAagtccactagtggctatgtgttCACATTAGCGAGTGCAGCCATGacatggaagtcctcaaaacaaacagtaatagctcgatccacgatgGAATCTGCGTTTATCGCGttggataaatgtggtgaaaagGCAGAATGA
- the LOC107430009 gene encoding corytuberine synthase isoform X2, whose product MEILRIHDRNLSGRHVPHVLAAKSLELNRFSLGWSLKCNEFWRNLRTLCREELFSSKAISSQACIRETKVKEMLEFIGKREGKVVRIRDVVSAVVLNMLGNIMVSRDLVNLEDESVHTGEINRILRNISDLASIPNISDIYPLLAPLDLQRLRKKGMELHQRSSEMWKTIIKDRKENREIGIAPNHQDFLDAIIKKGCPEDQVNLLFLELFIAGTDTSSWVIEWTMAELIRNPRCLKIVEDELATEIKHNSITESHVANLTYLQVCIKGCTLLCHFSSLIGQLSHAKL is encoded by the exons ATGGAAATTCTCAGGATACATGACCGGAATTTATCTGGACGACATGTTCCTCACGTTTTAGCAGCTAAGAGTTTGGAACTCAACAGATTTTCACTTGGGTGGTCTCTAAAGTGCAATGAATTCTGGAGGAACTTGAGGACCCTTTGTCGAGAAGAGCTATTCTCAAGCAAAGCAATAAGTAGTCAAGCTTGTATAAGAGAGACAAAGGTAAAGGAAATGTTGGAATTTATAGGTAAAAGGGAAGGCAAGGTGGTTAGAATTAGAGATGTAGTTTCTGCTGTTGTGCTCAATATGCTTGGTAATATTATGGTCTCAAGAGATCTTGTAAACTTGGAAGATGAGAGTGTTCATACTGGGGAAATTAATCGGATTTTGAGGAATATTTCGGATCTGGcttctattccaaatatatcGGATATTTATCCATTATTGGCTCCATTAGATCTGCAAAGATTAAGAAAGAAGGGTATGGAACTCCATCAAAGGAGCAGTGAGATGTGGAAGACAATCATCAAAGATCGGAAGGAGAACAGAGAAATTGGTATTGCCCCAAACCATCAAGATTTTCTTGATGCCATCATCAAAAAAGGCTGTCCTGAAGATCAAGTGAATCTGCTATTTCTG GAGTTATTTATTGCTGGCACAGACACTAGCAGCTGGGTGATTGAGTGGACTATGGCAGAACTAATTAGGAATCCAAGATGCTTGAAGATTGTTGAAGACGAACTTGCTACAGAAATCAAACACAATTCTATAACAGAATCCCATGTAGCCAATTTAACATACCTTCAAGTTTGTATTAAAGGTTGTACCCTCCTGTGCCACTTCTCATCCCTCATCGGGCAGTTGAGTCATGCCAAGTTATGA
- the LOC107430009 gene encoding probable (S)-N-methylcoclaurine 3'-hydroxylase isozyme 2 isoform X1, with product MGIMKTMSQTSFFPETTNFHLLLLLILPVLFIFLISHFKTWSVFKSSSLPPGPFPWPVIGNIIQIGTKPYVSLARLAETYGPLISLKFGNQLLIVGSSPSAAMEILRIHDRNLSGRHVPHVLAAKSLELNRFSLGWSLKCNEFWRNLRTLCREELFSSKAISSQACIRETKVKEMLEFIGKREGKVVRIRDVVSAVVLNMLGNIMVSRDLVNLEDESVHTGEINRILRNISDLASIPNISDIYPLLAPLDLQRLRKKGMELHQRSSEMWKTIIKDRKENREIGIAPNHQDFLDAIIKKGCPEDQVNLLFLELFIAGTDTSSWVIEWTMAELIRNPRCLKIVEDELATEIKHNSITESHVANLTYLQVCIKGCTLLCHFSSLIGQLSHAKL from the exons ATGGGGATTATGAAAACCATGTCTCAAACTTCCTTTTTCCCGGAAACAACTAATTttcacctcctcctcctccttattCTACCTGTTCTGTTCATCTTCCTCATCAGTCACTTCAAAACTTGGTCTGTGTTCAAATCCTCATCACTTCCACCTGGTCCATTTCCATGGCCAGTTATAGGCAATATTATTCAAATAGGAACAAAACCTTACGTCTCTCTCGCACGCCTTGCTGAAACCTATGGCCCTCTCATCTCACTCAAATTTGGAAACCAACTACTCATTGTAGGCTCATCGCCGTCTGCTGCAATGGAAATTCTCAGGATACATGACCGGAATTTATCTGGACGACATGTTCCTCACGTTTTAGCAGCTAAGAGTTTGGAACTCAACAGATTTTCACTTGGGTGGTCTCTAAAGTGCAATGAATTCTGGAGGAACTTGAGGACCCTTTGTCGAGAAGAGCTATTCTCAAGCAAAGCAATAAGTAGTCAAGCTTGTATAAGAGAGACAAAGGTAAAGGAAATGTTGGAATTTATAGGTAAAAGGGAAGGCAAGGTGGTTAGAATTAGAGATGTAGTTTCTGCTGTTGTGCTCAATATGCTTGGTAATATTATGGTCTCAAGAGATCTTGTAAACTTGGAAGATGAGAGTGTTCATACTGGGGAAATTAATCGGATTTTGAGGAATATTTCGGATCTGGcttctattccaaatatatcGGATATTTATCCATTATTGGCTCCATTAGATCTGCAAAGATTAAGAAAGAAGGGTATGGAACTCCATCAAAGGAGCAGTGAGATGTGGAAGACAATCATCAAAGATCGGAAGGAGAACAGAGAAATTGGTATTGCCCCAAACCATCAAGATTTTCTTGATGCCATCATCAAAAAAGGCTGTCCTGAAGATCAAGTGAATCTGCTATTTCTG GAGTTATTTATTGCTGGCACAGACACTAGCAGCTGGGTGATTGAGTGGACTATGGCAGAACTAATTAGGAATCCAAGATGCTTGAAGATTGTTGAAGACGAACTTGCTACAGAAATCAAACACAATTCTATAACAGAATCCCATGTAGCCAATTTAACATACCTTCAAGTTTGTATTAAAGGTTGTACCCTCCTGTGCCACTTCTCATCCCTCATCGGGCAGTTGAGTCATGCCAAGTTATGA